In one Alphaproteobacteria bacterium genomic region, the following are encoded:
- a CDS encoding rhodanese-like domain-containing protein has product MLRILLKAVAILYLGTMLSGPAAAQDGVIDAPTALQLQNEGAITIVDIRRPQEWQDTGIPRGARAISMHHPDGPAGFLAAVLDSVDGDKSTPIALICASGVRSTWASTFLARSGFTSVYNIKEGMLGRGRASGWIARGNPVEPPPAQ; this is encoded by the coding sequence ATGTTGAGAATTTTGCTTAAAGCTGTGGCGATCCTTTACCTGGGTACGATGTTGAGCGGTCCCGCGGCAGCTCAGGACGGCGTGATTGACGCCCCGACCGCCCTCCAACTGCAGAATGAAGGGGCGATCACCATTGTTGACATACGGCGTCCGCAGGAATGGCAGGACACTGGTATTCCCCGCGGGGCCCGTGCGATCAGCATGCACCATCCGGACGGCCCGGCGGGCTTTCTCGCTGCGGTTCTGGATAGTGTCGACGGCGACAAGAGCACGCCCATCGCCCTGATCTGTGCTTCCGGTGTGCGGTCCACCTGGGCCAGTACCTTCCTGGCCCGAAGCGGCTTCACCAGTGTCTACAACATCAAGGAAGGCATGCTGGGCCGCGGGCGTGCATCGGGATGGATCGCCCGCGGGAACCCGGTGGAGCCTCCTCCCGCGCAGTGA
- a CDS encoding DUF2336 domain-containing protein, whose translation MAEKLTASDVQRLLTDPSTDNRALAADKIAAQFGSGALSASERQIAEDIFRVMVKDAEERVRAALSKHLKDAPDIESNLAKSLANDLSDEVALPMIQFSEALTDADLVEIVSTQGGARTKAVAGRPTVSSKVSDAIVEHGDEEAVVTLVSNSGAEISETALDRVVETYGDRPQIQDPLVHRPTLPVTIAEKLVARVADHLKDYLVQHHELPEQTATDLILQSREKATLGLSGQGNSEQVAALVEQLQNNGRLTPSIILRALCVGDLGFFEHALASLASVPVANARMLIHDDGELGLKSLYQKAGMPPALLPAYRSALDMVHSAEMERTDDDPEHRMRRLLERVLTEHEEIVEEFGADNVDYLLAKFGRLAQASKAA comes from the coding sequence ATGGCCGAGAAACTGACCGCTTCTGATGTACAACGGCTTCTGACCGATCCGTCGACGGACAATCGGGCTCTGGCCGCGGACAAGATCGCTGCCCAATTCGGTTCCGGCGCATTGAGCGCATCCGAAAGGCAGATTGCCGAGGATATCTTCCGGGTCATGGTGAAGGATGCGGAGGAACGCGTCCGTGCTGCCCTGTCGAAGCACCTGAAAGACGCGCCGGATATCGAAAGCAATCTGGCGAAATCATTGGCCAACGACCTGTCCGACGAAGTCGCCCTGCCGATGATCCAGTTCTCGGAGGCCCTGACCGACGCGGATCTGGTGGAGATCGTCAGCACGCAGGGCGGTGCGCGCACCAAGGCCGTGGCAGGGCGCCCAACCGTTTCCTCGAAAGTCTCTGACGCAATCGTTGAGCACGGGGACGAGGAGGCCGTCGTAACCCTGGTTTCCAACTCGGGCGCCGAGATCAGCGAAACGGCCCTGGACAGGGTGGTGGAAACCTATGGCGACCGGCCGCAGATACAGGATCCGCTGGTACATCGCCCGACCTTGCCTGTAACCATCGCCGAAAAACTCGTCGCACGGGTCGCCGATCATCTGAAGGACTATCTGGTCCAGCACCATGAACTGCCGGAGCAGACCGCGACGGACCTCATCCTGCAGAGCCGCGAGAAGGCGACGCTCGGCCTGTCCGGCCAGGGCAATTCCGAACAGGTTGCGGCCCTGGTCGAGCAATTGCAGAACAATGGCCGTCTGACACCGTCGATCATTCTGCGCGCGCTCTGTGTCGGCGATCTCGGTTTCTTCGAACATGCCCTTGCCTCGCTGGCCAGCGTACCGGTCGCCAATGCCCGCATGTTGATCCACGATGATGGCGAACTGGGGCTGAAATCGCTGTATCAGAAGGCCGGCATGCCGCCGGCGCTGCTGCCCGCCTACCGGTCCGCCCTGGATATGGTTCACAGCGCGGAGATGGAGCGGACGGACGACGATCCCGAACATCGCATGCGCCGCCTCTTGGAGCGGGTGCTGACCGAACATGAAGAGATTGTCGAAGAGTTCGGCGCCGATAATGTAGACTATCTGCTCGCCAAGTTCGGGCGGCTGGCACAGGCATCGAAGGCCGCGTAG
- the queF gene encoding preQ(1) synthase yields the protein MTTDTTGLSQLGQAAPNPTDPAEAVLERVPNPHADTDYVARFTVPEFTSICPVTGQPDFAHLVIDYIPDQWIVESKSLKLYMHSFRNHGAFHEDCTVGIGRRLVAELSPRWLRIGGYWYPRGGIPIDVFWQHGKLPAGVWAPDPGVAPYRGRG from the coding sequence ATGACCACCGATACGACTGGCCTTTCACAATTGGGGCAGGCCGCGCCCAACCCGACAGATCCCGCTGAGGCCGTATTGGAACGTGTGCCCAATCCGCATGCCGATACGGATTATGTGGCGCGCTTTACGGTGCCGGAATTCACCTCGATCTGCCCGGTCACCGGGCAGCCGGATTTTGCCCATCTGGTAATCGATTACATCCCCGATCAGTGGATCGTGGAGTCCAAATCCCTGAAACTATACATGCATTCCTTCCGCAACCACGGCGCCTTTCACGAGGATTGTACGGTCGGTATCGGGCGCAGACTTGTGGCGGAACTGTCGCCGCGCTGGCTGCGTATCGGCGGTTACTGGTATCCGCGCGGCGGCATTCCGATCGACGTGTTCTGGCAGCATGGCAAGCTTCCGGCGGGCGTCTGGGCGCCGGACCCCGGTGTCGCGCCCTATCGCGGGCGTGGCTGA
- a CDS encoding TRAP transporter fused permease subunit, translating into MSASARMIWAALGAVSIAFHLWLIFSGLIPNLVSRPLHMALALPWAMLFIAETTVQRIVGCVLGSLGLAACFWIAWQHDVLSDQYGFLQGNFQIAVSVVLLVTVLEMARRSIGWPLPLVAALALLYGLFGQHIPGEFGHPGTPLQSFLGTLTIAEGGIWGKLTGVSVSIVAIFVIFGAVLNSGEAGQGFMNVAAAVAGRLRGGAAKVSVISSALFGSISGSASANVASTGAITLPAMTRLGYPRSLAGAVEAVASSGGQIMPPLMGAGAFVMVELTGTPYTEIMAAALLPAVLYFAACWFGIDAFSLRHKLSGLAAEDRPPMRAVLITAAFFMVPFSILLWGMFVGDYTPQYAACLAILAGAVLLVTDGKLSLDWRRTLSRIEATCLSAGRQIATIASIILCASIIIGVLGITGLGVKITSLILSGSGGMLWPALLLTALACLILGMEVPTTAAYVICISVAGPALMELGLAPLQAHLFVFWFALLSTITPPVCGAVFIAAGMVSENWLKVAVSAMGLGVGLYLIPLGMIANPALIDLSENPTAAVLASVKLAIALAAISFGLIAPFKLPVRAVLVGVGAVVLFVPAPW; encoded by the coding sequence ATGAGCGCATCCGCGCGGATGATCTGGGCCGCCCTCGGTGCGGTATCCATCGCCTTTCATCTCTGGCTGATCTTCTCAGGCCTGATCCCGAACCTGGTATCGCGCCCACTGCATATGGCGCTCGCCCTTCCCTGGGCGATGCTGTTCATTGCGGAGACCACGGTACAGCGGATCGTCGGCTGCGTTCTTGGAAGCCTCGGCCTCGCGGCCTGCTTCTGGATTGCCTGGCAGCATGATGTCCTGTCGGACCAGTACGGCTTCCTGCAGGGCAATTTCCAGATCGCCGTCTCCGTCGTCCTGCTTGTCACCGTCCTGGAAATGGCGCGCCGGTCCATCGGCTGGCCTCTGCCGCTCGTCGCGGCCCTGGCCCTGCTTTACGGTCTGTTCGGCCAGCACATTCCGGGCGAATTCGGTCACCCGGGTACACCGCTGCAGAGCTTCCTGGGAACGCTGACCATCGCCGAAGGCGGAATCTGGGGCAAGCTCACCGGTGTCTCTGTATCCATCGTCGCCATTTTCGTCATTTTTGGCGCCGTCCTGAATTCCGGGGAAGCCGGCCAGGGTTTCATGAATGTCGCCGCCGCGGTCGCCGGTCGGCTGCGCGGCGGGGCTGCCAAGGTCTCCGTCATCTCCTCCGCCCTGTTCGGTTCGATCTCCGGCTCGGCTTCGGCCAATGTCGCTTCAACCGGGGCGATCACCCTGCCCGCCATGACGCGATTGGGATATCCCCGCTCGCTCGCGGGCGCTGTTGAGGCCGTCGCCTCCTCCGGTGGCCAGATCATGCCGCCGTTGATGGGCGCCGGGGCCTTCGTCATGGTCGAACTGACCGGCACGCCCTATACCGAGATCATGGCTGCCGCCCTACTACCGGCCGTCCTCTATTTCGCGGCCTGCTGGTTCGGGATCGATGCGTTCTCCCTGCGCCACAAACTGTCCGGCCTGGCAGCCGAGGACCGGCCGCCCATGCGCGCGGTCCTGATCACCGCCGCCTTCTTCATGGTGCCCTTCTCGATCCTGCTCTGGGGCATGTTTGTGGGCGATTACACGCCGCAATATGCCGCATGTCTCGCCATCCTGGCCGGGGCGGTCCTGCTGGTGACGGACGGCAAACTGTCCCTGGACTGGCGGCGAACCCTGTCCCGTATCGAGGCAACCTGCCTGTCCGCGGGGCGTCAGATCGCCACCATCGCATCGATCATCCTGTGTGCCTCCATCATCATCGGTGTGCTGGGCATCACCGGATTGGGGGTCAAGATCACCTCCCTGATCCTGTCCGGGTCCGGTGGCATGCTGTGGCCGGCCCTGCTGCTGACGGCGCTGGCCTGCCTGATCCTCGGCATGGAGGTTCCGACGACGGCAGCCTATGTGATCTGCATCTCGGTGGCGGGACCGGCATTGATGGAGTTGGGCCTGGCGCCGCTTCAGGCGCATCTCTTCGTGTTCTGGTTCGCCTTGTTGAGCACCATCACGCCTCCAGTCTGTGGCGCGGTCTTCATTGCCGCCGGAATGGTCAGTGAGAACTGGCTGAAAGTCGCCGTTTCCGCCATGGGGCTGGGCGTCGGTCTCTACCTGATCCCGCTCGGCATGATCGCGAATCCGGCCTTGATCGACCTGTCCGAAAACCCGACCGCGGCAGTCCTGGCATCCGTGAAGCTGGCAATTGCGCTCGCGGCCATTTCCTTCGGGCTCATTGCGCCGTTCAAACTGCCGGTGCGTGCCGTGCTGGTTGGAGTGGGGGCCGTCGTGCTGTTCGTGCCCGCCCCCTGGTAG
- a CDS encoding TAXI family TRAP transporter solute-binding subunit, producing MKLFGKLAAIGLMTALPLAAAQAETRVTYKSASSSSSYYQMAVQIAEAMKAGTDGGIIVTVEESQGSVQNVMESAARTGNYVFTTPPALVSLAQGGKAMFEGKSNPRFDEIRALFPIPSLTMHFVVRSDSGVSDLAGLEGKTVLLGKGSFGAREGEKYLKMFGLEGKVDLADVELSNAVPALKNGQIDGFVTAGSFPAPNVIEAAAGSDVTVLSLSDDQIAETKRLRVVIPAGTYAGQDTDIVTTGLPVVAYTTTDMDDDTAYQLTKTYWDQKAKMGADAAWWNGVSADMLENISGKIHPGALKYYKEQGFPLQDAHM from the coding sequence ATGAAACTGTTTGGCAAATTGGCCGCGATCGGCCTGATGACCGCGCTGCCGCTTGCGGCGGCCCAGGCGGAAACCCGGGTCACGTACAAGTCGGCGAGTTCGTCGTCTTCCTATTACCAGATGGCGGTCCAGATCGCAGAGGCCATGAAGGCCGGCACCGACGGCGGCATCATCGTGACCGTCGAGGAAAGCCAGGGCTCCGTCCAGAACGTGATGGAATCCGCGGCCCGTACCGGCAACTATGTCTTCACCACCCCGCCGGCGCTGGTCAGTCTCGCCCAGGGCGGCAAGGCCATGTTCGAAGGCAAGTCGAACCCGCGTTTCGATGAGATCCGCGCGCTGTTTCCGATCCCGTCCCTGACCATGCATTTCGTGGTGCGCAGCGACAGCGGCGTCTCCGACCTGGCAGGGCTGGAAGGCAAGACGGTTCTTCTGGGCAAGGGCAGCTTTGGCGCCCGCGAAGGTGAGAAGTACCTCAAGATGTTCGGCCTTGAAGGCAAGGTCGACCTGGCCGATGTCGAGTTGTCCAACGCCGTGCCGGCCCTGAAGAACGGCCAGATCGACGGTTTCGTCACCGCCGGCTCCTTCCCGGCACCGAACGTCATCGAGGCCGCCGCCGGATCGGATGTGACCGTGCTGTCGCTTAGCGACGACCAGATCGCGGAAACCAAGCGCCTGCGCGTCGTCATCCCGGCCGGAACCTATGCCGGTCAGGACACCGATATCGTGACGACCGGTCTGCCGGTGGTCGCCTACACGACGACCGACATGGACGATGACACCGCATACCAACTGACCAAGACCTATTGGGATCAGAAGGCCAAGATGGGCGCCGATGCCGCCTGGTGGAACGGCGTGTCCGCGGACATGCTGGAGAACATTTCCGGCAAGATCCATCCCGGCGCGCTGAAATACTACAAGGAACAGGGCTTCCCGCTTCAAGACGCCCACATGTAA
- the radC gene encoding DNA repair protein RadC, with protein MTDPVDPPVSADPPHYQGHRKRLKARFLNDLGASMQDYELLELLLCQTIPRKDVKPLAKDLIARFGSFGGVLSADPAVLMAQSGLKENAVVGLKTVQQAALRLIRQDLDRMDVLSSWQAVIDYCRAAMGRDAVEQTRLLFLDGSNRLIADEVQQRGTVNHTPLYPREVVKRALELSASALIMVHNHPSGDPTPSRPDIDMTAAVRDALAQIDIQLHDHIIISRSGHTSLRAEGYI; from the coding sequence GTGACCGACCCCGTCGATCCGCCGGTTTCTGCTGACCCGCCCCACTACCAGGGGCATAGAAAGCGCCTCAAAGCTCGCTTTTTGAATGATCTCGGCGCCAGCATGCAGGATTACGAACTGCTGGAGCTGCTGCTGTGTCAGACAATTCCGCGCAAGGATGTGAAACCGCTGGCGAAGGACCTGATCGCCCGGTTCGGCAGCTTCGGCGGCGTCCTGTCCGCCGACCCCGCCGTCCTGATGGCGCAGAGCGGGTTGAAGGAGAATGCGGTCGTCGGACTGAAGACCGTTCAGCAGGCCGCCTTGCGGCTGATCCGGCAGGACCTGGACAGGATGGATGTGCTGTCATCCTGGCAGGCGGTGATCGATTATTGCCGCGCCGCGATGGGGCGCGACGCCGTCGAGCAGACGCGCCTTTTGTTTCTGGACGGCAGCAACCGGCTGATCGCGGATGAGGTCCAGCAGCGCGGCACCGTCAATCACACGCCGCTATACCCCCGGGAGGTCGTCAAACGCGCTCTGGAGCTGAGCGCAAGCGCGCTGATCATGGTCCACAACCACCCGTCCGGCGACCCGACCCCGTCCCGTCCCGATATCGACATGACCGCCGCCGTGCGCGATGCCCTGGCGCAGATCGACATTCAATTGCACGATCACATCATCATATCCCGGTCCGGCCATACCAGCCTGCGTGCCGAGGGGTATATCTGA